The following nucleotide sequence is from Peribacillus sp. ACCC06369.
CGAAGATAATGAAGTTGTCATTCCGGCAGTCGTATTAGAAGAATTGGATTCGAAAAAAAGGTATATGGATGAAATTGGAAGGAATGCCAGGCAAGTATCGAAATTGATCGACAACTTTCGGGAAAAAGGGAAGCTTCATCAAAGCATTCCGCTTCATAATGGAGGCAGCTTACGGATTGAACTTAATCACCGTTCATTTCATAAGCTTCAGGAAATTTTTGTGGAGAAAACGAACGATAACAGGATATTGGCAGTCGCAAAAAATTTATCTTTGGAAGAAGAGACGAAGGAAGATGGAAAAACGGTCATTTTGGTTAGTAAAGATACACTCGTCAGGGTTAAAGCTGATGCAATCGGTCTTGAGGCAGAGGACTTTTTAAATGATCGTGTCGTAGAAATGGATCATATATACGCTGGGCATAAAGAAGTGTTTGTATCGATTGATAATCTTAATAAGTTTTACGAAAAAAGTTTTTTGGGACTTGAAGAACTGACAAAAGACTCATATTATCCAAATCAATTCCTGTTGATGAAGGACACGCTGGGCAGTTCAGCTTCTGCGATTGGGATTGTGGATGAGAACTGCAGGTTCGTTAAGAAATTGATGTACGAAGGGGAACATATTTGGGGAATTAAACCGAGAAACGTCCAGCAGACGATGGCACTTGATTTGTTGCTTCGTTCGGATATTCAGCTTGTGACACTTATTGGTAAGGCAGGGACAGGTAAGACTTTATTGGCTTTGGCAACAGGATTAATGCAAACTGAAGATTTGTCACAATATAAGAAACTTCTGGTTGCCAGGCCCATTGTGCCGGTTGGTAAAGATATTGGTTATCTGCCAGGGGAAAAAGAAGAAAAATTAAGACCATGGATGCAGCCTATATTTGATAATCTCCAATTTTTGTTCAATACGAAAAAACCTGGGGAATTGGATGCCATCTTAGCAGGCATGAGTTCGATCGAAGTGGAAGCCCTGACCTATATCAGGGGAAGGAGCATCCCAGATCAGTTCATAATCATCGATGAAGCGCAAAATTTAACAAAACATGAGGTTAAGACCATATTGACGAGAGTCGGGGAGCGGAGCAAAATTGTATTAATGGGAGATCCGGAGCAAATAGATCATCCTTATTTAGATGAATATAATAATGGCTTGACCTATGTGGTGGAAAAATTCAAGACCGAGCGTATTGCCGGCCATGTTAAGTTGATAAAAGGGGAAAGATCTGGATTGGCCCAACTCGCTGCTACGCTTTTATAATACAATCGGCAAGGGATGACCCTTGCCGATTGTTATAAAGTTCTATGGACTAAGTCTTATTTAACAGTGAAAGACCTTACATTTTTTATCGGATCATTGATGTTGGAAGCATCACCGAAGTAAATTTCCATGGGGCCGCCCTCGGATACTTTAAGCGGCTTTCCATCCTTGGAAAAGCCCAGGAAAAATTCAAGTGCCGCTTCCAACGGGAATGTAAGTTCCTTATCATCGGTTGTGACGATCACTTCCGTTACCCCGCTTTCAGGTTCGGCATTTCTTAAAAAAGGTTCAAAAGGAATGCCGAAAGTCCCTTCGAGCAATCTTTGCTTCTCGAACTTTCGTTCCGTTTTTAATGTGGGTGGCATGGTTGCGCCTTCCTGTATTTCTTTTTGCCAATGTTTGGAGGCGGCAATCGTATATTCTTCTAATTCATTGACTTGGACTCTTTCAGCGTGGAAATATGTATCGATTTCAACTTTACGGTCATCAAAAATCCATACTCCAGGATCTAGTGTAATTGGATATTTCACTTTTCCGTTAATAAATACGATGGGTTCCAAATATCTCATTCCTTTCTGTTGCTCTTTAATAATTATAATCAATTATAATTGAAATGTCACATCTTCAAGAAGGTGAACAATTTTAATGGCTGGTATAATCAGTAGAGAGGTGATTGTGTTATCTCAAGGGCAAATTGTTTGTCAATGTCCTTGCTTTTTCACAAAACAAAAGGTAGAATTTAAAGATAAGATTTAATCGCTCTGAGCGGGGGGATTTAACATGGCATCTGATATGCTTGTCAATCATCGAGAAAAAGCTTATGCTTTATTAAAAGCAGATGCTGACAAGATTCTAAAACTGATAAAAGTTCAAATGGAAAATCTCACTATGCCTCAATGTCCTTTATATGAAGAGGTACTTGATACACAAATGTTCGGCCTATCACGAGAAATTGATTTTGCCGTACGCTTGGGCTTGGTAGAGGAAACCGAGGGCAAATCCCTTTTGGAAACCCTTGAACAGGAATTGTCAGTTTTGCATGAAGCATCATTAAAAAAATAATAAATAAAACATACTAACTCAAACAAATCTCGATGATTGTTTGAGTTTTTTATTTATATAAATCATTTTTCGATAGTGTTATACTATATTCGAATGTGACATACTAATTGAACATGCAGAAGCTCAATGGAGTTTTTTTATTTTCGAATTTTCAATGGAAAATCCCTTCAAATCTAGCATTTTAAGGACTGGTGGGAAATATGCCTTGCTGAATTAACATTGGATTCGTTAGGCGGAAAAAAGTGCGAATTCCTTGTTTTTACATGGGAATATACTTAATTTTTTATTTTTTTATTGTATTCAGTTTATTTTAGTATTATGGTTATATTAAATGTATGTTAAATCCAACTGTTTACTTTTTGATAATATATTATAATAACTAAATTTTCTTTTGCTAATGGTAAGGATTCTTTTTTTGTATTTATGGTAGGTAAAAAACGAAAACATGAAAATATATCGAAATAATTACATCAGCAATAAAAAGAGCCTTATCAGGTCGGTCTCCTTATTCTGGGGAAATAAACTTATGAATAAAAAGTGGTGAATCTATCACGCTTTTTTTCTATATATTCAATAAAAATACATATTGATTAGGGTGGTAGCAATGGGGAAACGTATAGAAAAAGTACTTGCGGCAAATCGTGGAGAAATAGCGATACGGATTTTTCGGGCATGCACGGAATTAGATATTCATACAGTTGCAATCTATTCAAAGGAAGATTATGGTTCTTATCACCGATATAAAGCGGATGAGGCATATTTGGTCGGGGAAGGCAAAAAACCGATTGATGCATACCTGGATATTGAAGGCATAATAGCGATTGCCAAAATGAGCGGAGTCGATGCGATTCATCCCGGTTATGGTTTCCTTTCTGAAAATATTGATTTTGCGAAACGTTGTGAGGAAGAAGGAATCATCTTCATCGGACCAGAATCCAGACACCTAGATATGTTTGGTGACAAAGTGAAAGCTAGAACCCAAGCTGAACTAGCTAATATCCCGGTCATCCCTGGTAGCGAGGGACCGGTGACCAGTGTTGAAGAAGTCAGGGAATTTGGTGAAAAATACGGTTTTCCAATTATTATAAAAGCATCTTTAGGCGGCGGCGGCCGTGGAATGCGAATTGTCGGAAAA
It contains:
- a CDS encoding PhoH family protein, coding for MGKKIYVLDTNVLLQDPYSIYSFEDNEVVIPAVVLEELDSKKRYMDEIGRNARQVSKLIDNFREKGKLHQSIPLHNGGSLRIELNHRSFHKLQEIFVEKTNDNRILAVAKNLSLEEETKEDGKTVILVSKDTLVRVKADAIGLEAEDFLNDRVVEMDHIYAGHKEVFVSIDNLNKFYEKSFLGLEELTKDSYYPNQFLLMKDTLGSSASAIGIVDENCRFVKKLMYEGEHIWGIKPRNVQQTMALDLLLRSDIQLVTLIGKAGTGKTLLALATGLMQTEDLSQYKKLLVARPIVPVGKDIGYLPGEKEEKLRPWMQPIFDNLQFLFNTKKPGELDAILAGMSSIEVEALTYIRGRSIPDQFIIIDEAQNLTKHEVKTILTRVGERSKIVLMGDPEQIDHPYLDEYNNGLTYVVEKFKTERIAGHVKLIKGERSGLAQLAATLL
- a CDS encoding peptidyl-prolyl cis-trans isomerase, which produces MEPIVFINGKVKYPITLDPGVWIFDDRKVEIDTYFHAERVQVNELEEYTIAASKHWQKEIQEGATMPPTLKTERKFEKQRLLEGTFGIPFEPFLRNAEPESGVTEVIVTTDDKELTFPLEAALEFFLGFSKDGKPLKVSEGGPMEIYFGDASNINDPIKNVRSFTVK
- a CDS encoding YlaN family protein, whose amino-acid sequence is MASDMLVNHREKAYALLKADADKILKLIKVQMENLTMPQCPLYEEVLDTQMFGLSREIDFAVRLGLVEETEGKSLLETLEQELSVLHEASLKK